The Benincasa hispida cultivar B227 chromosome 9, ASM972705v1, whole genome shotgun sequence genome has a segment encoding these proteins:
- the LOC120085070 gene encoding EEF1A lysine methyltransferase 4, whose product MYRDVSSCNTYNYGDAVYWDARYLQEAGSFDWYQRYAALRPFVRKFISTSASVLMVGCGNAVMSEDMVKDGYEDIMNVDISSVAIDIMRRKYQFVPQLKYMEMDVRDMSFFPDEKFGAVIDKGTLDSLMCGTDAPISAAQMLGEVSRLLKPGGVYLLITYGDPKVRMPHLMRPSYNWKIALFIIPRPGFQRPEECSTPEKSYLEPVPLTDKGLLPPSFVMEDPDSHFIYVCQKMDDSDPNNIVPPYPLSSDVL is encoded by the exons ATGTACAGGGACGTGTCGAGCTGCAACACCTACAACTATGGCGATGCTGTCTACTGGGACGCTCGTTACCTGCAGGAGGCTGGTTCTTTTGATTGGTACCAGCGTTATGCTGCTCTTCGTCCCTTTGTTCGTAAGTTCATCAGCACTTCCGCCTCCGTCCTTATGGTCGGCTGTGGTAATGCTG TCATGTCAGAGGATATGGTCAAGGATGGATATGAAGACATAATGAACGTTGACATTTCTTCGGTGGCAATTGACATAATGAGAAGAAAGTATCAATTCGTCCCCCAGTTGAAAT ACATGGAAATGGATGTCAGGGACATGAGCTTTTTCCCAGACGAGAAATTCGGTGCTGTCATTGATAAAG GGACACTTGATTCATTGATG TGTGGCACTGATGCTCCGATTAGTGCTGCTCAAATGCTGGGAGAAGTGAGTAG GCTTCTTAAACCAGGAGGAGTCTATTTACTG ATAACTTATGGTGATCCCAAAGTAAGGATGCCCCATTTGATGCGACCTTCATACAATTGGAAGATAGCGCTGTTTATAATCC CAAGGCCAGGATTCCAAAGGCCGGAAGAGTGTAGCACACCAGAAAAATCATATCTGGAACCGGTGCCACTGACCGACAAGGGCTTGCTGCCACCAAGTTTTGTTATGGAAGACCCAGATTCTCACTTCATATACGTGTGTCAAAAGATGGACGACTCAGATCCGAATAACATAGTGCCCCCATATCCATTGAGCTCAGATGTGTTATAG